The Xyrauchen texanus isolate HMW12.3.18 chromosome 38, RBS_HiC_50CHRs, whole genome shotgun sequence genome window below encodes:
- the si:dkey-238d18.5 gene encoding myelin-associated glycoprotein isoform X2: MEIFWNSLFTLFLWLRVPSISANQWSAKVPKSVVGLAGSCVVIPCNFSYPSDGKTYTEFTGIWYTENYDIVYHKETSKIIQKFKDRTSLLGDLHNKNCTLKISSLQHSDKGPFMFRIEIKDLNMYTYGDMKVSVNVKDAPEQPTVSVTEEVTSGTQVTATCVVTHSCPSDPPRFTWSHNGNSMSQSQEQDAGQWTLTSSLTFTPSREDHNKRLICSAEITGEKKVTGYKTLKVKYPPYNVSVVINPQEVKEHGSLDVTCNSDSNPPAQSYQWFSLNGAILANTQTHRLEKVSRYTEAISCTAKNTEGESSSSPQKINVLYPPHNVNVVSKPSVKENSSVEVTCTSDSNPRADKYQWFSLNGTSLGNEQNYTLERVYRHFEAIYCTAINREGKNNSSPWKLNVLYPPEIKNGSSCKSEISTVCECIVDSNPPSEVKWFGPDSSRTLPSSSIHQNKSITIFTIEGGLSFPKTLHCYATNSEGNTSITFQIPQNGVILYLAVAVSVIVVILMAILVCVVRRHCGRRATQQPKMSIKNEHNELKTTPKSCLENEEEKGSDTDIYTNSVDQPVYDNFGCDEQQLEDMDENAVYANM; encoded by the exons TGCCATCTATTTCTGCTAACCAGTGGAGTGCCAAAGTCCCCAAATCAGTGGTGGGTCTGGCTGGCTCATGTGTGGTGATTCCTTGTAATTTCAGCTACCCATCAGATGGAAAGACATACACAGAGTTTACAGGAATCTGGTACACAGAAAATTATGACATAGTCTACCATAAAGAGACCTCCAAAATCATCCAGAAATTCAAGGATCGCACTAGCCTCCTTGGAGATTTGCATAACAAAAACTGCACTTTAAAAATCAGCTCTCTGCAGCACAGTGACAAAGGGCCATTCATGTTCCGGATTGAGATAAAGGACCTTAACATGTACACATACGGTGACATGAAAGTTTCTGTAAATGTGAAAG ATGCACCAGAACAACCTACCGTCTCTGTGACAGAGGAAGTGACATCAGGGACACAGGTGACAGCTACCTGTGTTGTGACCCATTCCTGTCCATCAGACCCTCCACGTTTCACCTGGAGCCATAACGGCAACAGCATGAGTCAATCTCAGGAACAAGATGCCGGTCAATGGACGCTGACATCATCTCTCACTTTCACTCCATCTAGAGAGGACCATAATAAACGTCTCATTTGCTCAGCTGAGATCACTGGAGAGAAGAAAGTGACAGGCTACAAAACGCTCAAAGTTAAAT ATCCTCCATATAATGTCAGTGTGGTTATAAATCCACAAGAAGTGAAAGAGCATGGCTCTTTAGATGTGACCTGCAACAGTGACAGCAACCCTCCTGCACAGAGCTACCAGTGGTTCAGCTTAAATGGAGCAATACTGgcaaacacacaaactcatagACTGGAGAAAGTGTCTCGGTATACTGAGGCCATTTCCTGCACAGCCAAAAACACAGAGGGAGAAAGCAGTTCCAGTCCACAGAAGATTAACGTGTTGT ATCCTCCACAtaatgtaaatgtggtcagtaaGCCATCAGTGAAGGAGAACAGCTCTGTAGAAGTGACCTGCACCAGCGATAGTAACCCCCGTGCAGACAAATACCAATGGTTCAGCTTAAATGGGACTTCGTTAGGAAATGAACAGAATTATACTCTAGAGAGAGTGTATCGGCATTTTGAAGCCATTTACTGTACAGCCATTAACAGAGAGGGAAAAAATAACTCCAGTCCATGGAAACTTAATGTGTTGT ATCCTCCAGAGATTAAAAATGGATCTTCCTGCAAGTCCGAAATATctacagtgtgtgagtgtattgtgGACTCCAACCCCCCTAGTGAAGTGAAGTGGTTTGGTCCAGATTCTTCCAGAACCTTGCCCAGCTCCAGTATCCATCAAAACAAGTCTATTACCATATTTACCATTGAGGGAGGGCTGAGTTTCCCCAAGACTCTCCATTGCTATGCCACTAACAGTGAGGGGAACACTTCCATTACCTTCCAGATACCTCAGAATG GTGTCATATTATATCTTGCTGTTGCTGTCTCTGTTATTGTAGTTATTTTAATGGCCATTTTAGTGTGTGTAGTAAGAAGGCACTG TGGACGCAGAGCTACACAACAGCCTAAAATGAGTATTAAGAATGAACATAATGAATTGAAGACAACCCCAAAGTCTTGTTTAGAGAA